From Oryza sativa Japonica Group chromosome 4, ASM3414082v1, one genomic window encodes:
- the LOC4335638 gene encoding SWI/SNF complex component SNF12 homolog: MATGGNPNPNSTPTPQPRPPQPQQQGGSPATPLGHLRPPSLAGSPFQGLFHTPPQHNPAFQIHMGAAASPQNPLMAAAAAAAAAASAKRPPQKPPARPPAPGSSSSGGGAAAAAAAAASAAAAYKAAAAAAAVGANSAGGVDLTPAAARRNKKRKLPEKQLPDRVAALLPESALYTQLLEFESRVDAALHRKKVDIQEALKSPPALQRTLRIYVFNTFANQAPRTIPPPKNAEPPTWSLKIIGRVLEDGAELDPASVVPKHNPVYPKFSSFFKRVTIALDPSLYPENPLIIWENARSAAPQEGFEVKRKGDKEFSANIRLEMNYNPEKFKLSQPLMEVLGVEVDTRSRVIAALWQYIKAKKLQNPTDPSFFMCDPQLKKVFGEDKLRFAMLSQKISQHLSPPPPINLEHKIKLSGNGAHASACYDVIVDVPFPLQKEMSAFLANTEKHKDIEACDEVISASIKKIHEHRRRRAFFLGFSQSPVEFINALIASQSKDLKLIAGEANRNIERERRADFYNQPWVEDAVIRYLNRKPASGNEGPGGGAGGS; this comes from the exons atggccaccggCGGCAACCCCAACCCGAACTCCACGCCGACCCCTCAGCCGCGCCCGCcccagccgcagcagcagggcGGCTCCCCGGCGACCCCGCTCGGCCACCTCCGCCCGCCTTCCCTCGCGGGCTCCCCCTTCCAGGGCCTCTTCCACACCCCGCCCCAGCACAACCCGGCCTTCCAGATCCAcatgggcgccgccgcctcgccgcagAACCCGCTtatggccgctgccgccgccgccgccgccgcggcctccgccaAGCGCCCTCCCCAGAAGCCCCCCGCGCGGCCCCCCGCcccgggctcctcctcctccgggggcggcgccgccgccgccgccgccgcggccgcgtccgcggccgcggcgtacaaggccgctgccgccgcggccgccgtgggGGCGAactccgccggcggcgtcgacctcaccccggccgccgcgcggcgcAACAAGAAGCGGAAGCTCCCCGAGAAGCAGCTCCCCGACCGCGTCGCCGCGCTGCTCCCGGAGTCGGCACTGTACACTCAGCTGCTCGAGTTCGAGTCCCGCGTCGACGCCGCGCTGCACCGCAAGAAGGTGGACATCCAGGAGGCGCTCAAGTCACCCCCCGCGCTGCAGCGCACGCTCCGCATCTACGTGTTCAACACCTTCGCCAACCAGGCGCCGCGCACCATCCCGCCGCCCAAGAACGCCGAGCCGCCCACCTGGTCGCTCAAGATCATCGGCCGCGTGCTCGAGGACGGCGCCGAGCTGGACCCCGCCAGCGTCGTGCCCAAGCACAACCCTGTGTACCCCAAGTTCTCGTCCTTCTTCAAGAGGGTGACGATTGCGCTCGACCCGTCGCTGTACCCGGAGAACCCGCTGATCATTTGGGAGAATGCGCGGTCGGCCGCCCCACAGGAAGGGTTCGAGGTGAAGAGGAAAGGGGATAAGGAGTTCTCCGCGAATATCCGGCTGGAGATGAACTATAACCCTGAGAAGTTCAAGCTCTCGCAGCCTCTGATGGAGGTGCTCGGGGTTGAGGTGGACACTCGTTCGAGGGTGATTGCTGCCCTCTGGCAGTACATCAAAGCGAAGAAGCTGCAGAATCCAACCGATCCTTCGTTCTTTATGTGTGATCCACAGTTGAAGAAGGTCTTTGGGGAGGATAAGCTGAGGTTTGCGATGCTATCGCAGAAGATATCACAgcatctctctcctccgccgcccatcAACTTGGAGCATAAGATTAAGCTCTCTGGGAATGGCGCGCATGCGAGTGCTTGCTATGATGTGATTGTGGATGTTCCTTTCCCTCTGCAGAAGGAGATGTCTGCATTTCTTGCCAACACTGAGAAGCACAAGGACATTGAGGCATGTGATGAGGTGATATCTGCTTCGATCAAGAAGATCCATGAGCACCGCAGGAGGAGGGCATTCTTCCTTGGTTTCAGCCAGTCCCCAGTGGAGTTCATCAATGCACTGATAGCGTCTCAGAGTAAAGATTTGAAGCTGATCGCAGGAGAAGCAAAtaggaatattgaaagagaaAGACGTGCAGACTTCTATAATCAACCATG GGTTGAGGATGCTGTCATAAGATACCTGAACCGCAAACCGGCTAGCGGTAATGAGGGCCCAGGCGGTGGTGCTGGTGGTTCATGA
- the LOC4335639 gene encoding exocyst complex component EXO70A1 encodes MSAPPAPPHPQPEELEVAEEPPAAAGGVGNDKVLAAAQHIVKSLATSKNAADDMIRILSGFDHRFSSITADLFPSPLPSSGAGPTPPPPPPPRGAFEAAERLIRQWDATSELLVFEGPEGDVADYLEAVDVAVDQLLSGVGAAAADAEAEAAGVVVQLAMARMEEELRHLMVRHAVPLDASGLFCSLRRLSLESMDDLDTSSEFDPITPHSLEGGPDTARSASLVGNPFDDQVFDLVRPEAIDDLRSIAQRMDRAGYASELEQVYCGVRRDLLDECLAVLGVERLSIDEVQRMEWKLLNDKMKKWVHGVKTVVRSLLTGERRICDQVLAVSDELRDECFVESTKGCIMQILNFGDAVAVCSRSPEKLSRILDMYEALAEVIPELKELFFGNSGNDVICDLEGVLERLGDAVKGTLLEFGKVLQQESSRRPMMAGEIHPMTRYVMNYLRLLVVYSDTLDKLLGDDSAGDVDHSDTHRGGDDEEEYLESLSPLGRHLVKLISYLEANLEEKSKLYEDGALQCIFSMNNILYIVQKVKDSELGRILGDHWIRRRRGKIRQNSKNYLRISWTKVLSFLKDDAHGGRSGSGSGSGNSSRIKEKFKNFNLAFDEIYRSQTLWKVPDPQLREELKISISENVIPAYRAFLGRYGSLVDSGRNSGRYIKYTPEDLENQLSDLFEGSLGPANHSRRR; translated from the coding sequence atgtcggcgccgcccgcgccgccccatCCCCAGCCGGAGGAgctggaggtggcggaggaaccCCCCGCCGCGGCGGGAGGAGTGGGGAACGACAAGGTGCTCGCGGCGGCGCAGCACATCGTGAAGTCGCTGGCCACGTCGAAGAACGCCGCGGACGACATGATCCGCATCCTCTCCGGCTTCGACCACCGCTTCTCCTCCATCACCGCCGACCTCTTCCCCTCGCCCTTGCCGTCGTCGGGCGCCGGGCCcaccccgcctccgcctccgccgccgcggggggcGTTCGAGGCCGCGGAGAGGCTCATCCGGCAGTGGGACGCGACCTCGGAGCTGCTGGTGTTCGAGGGCCCCGAGGGGGACGTCGCCGACTACCTCGAGGcggtcgacgtcgccgtcgaccaGCTGCTCTCCGGGGtgggggccgccgccgccgacgccgaggccgaggcggcgggcgTCGTGGTGCAGCTCGCGATGGCGCGGATGGAGGAGGAGCTCCGCCACCTCATGGTCCGCCACGCGGTGCCGCTGGACGCGAGCGGGCTCTTCTGCTCGctgcgccgcctctccctcgaGTCCATGGACGACCTCGACACCTCCTCCGAGTTCGATCCCATCACCCCGCACAGCCTGGAGGGCGGCCCGGACACCGCTCGCAGCGCCAGCCTCGTGGGGAACCCCTTCGACGACCAGGTGTTCGACCTGGTGCGCCCTGAGGCCATTGACGATCTGCGCTCCATCGCTCAAAGGATGGACCGCGCGGGGTATGCCAGTGAGCTCGAGCAGGTCTACTGTGGCGTCCGACGTGACCTGCTCGACGAGTGCCTCGCGGTGCTCGGGGTCGAACGCCTCAGCATCGATGAAGTGCAGCGCATGGAGTGGAAGCTTCTGAATGACAAGATGAAGAAATGGGTGCATGGGGTCAAGACGGTCGTGCGTTCCCTGCTGACCGGTGAGCGCCGGATCTGTGATCAGGTGCTCGCCGTGTCTGATGAGCTGCGTGATGAGTGTTTTGTTGAATCTACCAAGGGTTGCATAATGCAGATTCTTAACTTTGGTGATGCTGTGGCGGTGTGCTCTCGCTCGCCGGAGAAGCTCTCCCGGATTCTTGACATGTATGAGGCACTTGCTGAGGTGATCCCTGAACTGAAGGAGCTGTTCTTTGGGAATTCTGGGAATGATGTAATCTGTGATTTGGAGGGGGTTCTTGAAAGGCTTGGGGACGCAGTGAAGGGCACACTTCTCGAGTTTGGGAAAGTTCTTCAGCAGGAGTCATCACGGCGGCCTATGATGGCTGGTGAGATCCACCCAATGACACGTTACGTGATGAACTATCTTCGGTTGTTGGTTGTTTACAGTGATACGCTTGACAAACTCTTGGGTGACGATTCTGCTGGAGATGTTGATCATAGTGATACGCATAGAGGtggtgatgatgaggaggagtaTTTGGAGAGCTTGTCCCCACTTGGACGACATTTAGTGAAGCTGATATCTTATCTGGAGGCAAATTTGGAGGAAAAATCAAAACTGTACGAGGATGGTGCACTGCAATGCATATTTTCCATGAATAATATACTCTATATTGTCCAAAAGGTGAAGGACTCTGAACTTGGGAGGATTTTAGGTGATCACTGGATACGGAGGCGCCGTGGGAAGATTCGGCAAAATTCAAAGAACTACCTTAGGATATCATGGACTAAGGTTTTGTCTTTTCTCAAGGATGATGCACACGGCGGCAGAAGCGGAAGTGGAAGTGGTAGTGGGAATAGCTCTAGGATCAAGGAGAAATTCAAGAACTTCAACTTGGCCTTTGATGAGATATACAGGAGTCAAACGCTCTGGAAGGTACCAGATCCTCAGCTTCGTGAAGAGCTCAAGATATCTATCTCTGAAAATGTGATACCAGCATACCGTGCTTTTCTGGGAAGATATGGTAGTCTAGTGGATAGCGGAAGGAATTCAGGTAGATACATCAAATACACCCCAGAGGACTTGGAGAATCAGCTGTCTGATCTATTTGAAGGTTCACTAGGGCCTGCCAACCATTCTAGGAGAAGATAG
- the LOC4335640 gene encoding SNF1-related protein kinase regulatory subunit gamma-1: MEMESPRSPEAEIGHRVEDLWEVAEPQLSPSEKLNSCFEDIAVASFPRPLGSQVIEIPSNASLADTVEILSKNKILSAPIRNVDAPEDASWIDKYIGIVEFAGIAMWLLYQSEAAANGTAGSAVGSPVANLVSRLGSFTFRRTSSGRVETTTDPESDETASVGGSFFETLTSSEFYKNTKVGDISGSFRWAPFLALQTSDTFLTMLLLLSKYRMKSLPVVDIGGDKIENIITQSSVVHMLAECVGLPWFESWGTKKLSELGLPLMKPCKLVKVNEDQPVLKAFQLMREKGVGGLPVMDTSGTKAIGNISIRDVQYLLTAPNIYKDYRTITAKDFLTAVRQHLQEQHEASPLLGSVITCRRDDEVKDIILKLDSEKIHRIYVIDDKGNTEGVITLRDIISKLVHEPRHYFGDFFDGVVPLPPNSTV, encoded by the exons GTGGAGGACCTGTGGGAGGTGGCGGAGCCGCAGCTGTCGCCGTCCGAGAAGCTCAACTCCTGCTTCGAGGacatcgccgtcgcctccttccCCCGCCCCCTTGGCTCGCAAG TAATCGAGATACCTTCAAATGCTAGTCTGGCTGATACTGTTGAAATATTatccaaaaacaaaattttgagtgcACCCATAAGAAATGTTGATGCTCCAGAAGATGCTAGTTGGATTGACAAATACATTGGCATTGTGGAATTTGCTGGTATTGCTATGTGGTTGCTCTATCAG TCTGAGGCTGCAGCTAATGGCACGGCTGGTTCTGCCGTAGGGTCACCAGTAGCCAATCTAGTATCTAGGCTAGGCTCTTTCACATTCAGAAGGACATCATCTGGCAGGGTAGAAACCACCACTGACCCAGAATCAGATGAAACCGCATCGGTCGGTGGGAGCTTTTTCGAAACACTCACTTCCTCTGAATTCTACAAGAACACAAAG GTTGGCGATATCTCAGGAAGCTTCCGATGGGCGCCATTCCTGGCACTGCAGACATCTGACACATTCCTCaccatgttgctgctgctgtccaAGTACAGGATGAAGAGCCTCCCAGTAGTAGACATTGGGGGAGATAAGATTGAGAACATCATTACGCAATCTTCCGTTGTGCACATGCTTGCAGAGTGTGTTGGACTTCCTTGGTTTGAGAGCTGGGGAACTAAGAAACTCTCCGAGCTGGGGCTTCCTCTCATGAAGCCATGCAAACTCGTTAAG GTAAATGAAGACCAACCTGTGTTAAAAGCCTTCCAACTGATGAGGGAAAAAGGCGTTGGTGGCCTCCCGGTTATGGACACAAGTGGCACAAAAGCAATTGGCAATATCAGCATCAGAGATGTCCAATATCTTCTAACTGCCCCCAACATATACAAAGATTACAG GACAATCACGGCCAAGGATTTCCTTACCGCGGTCCGGCAACACCTTCAGGAGCAACACGAGGCCTCGCCGTTGCTCGGCTCCGTCATCACATGCAGAAGGGATGATGAAGTCAAGGACATCATACTGAAGCTGGACTCGGAGAAGATCCACAGGATCTACGTGATCGATGACAAGGGGAACACCGAGGGGGTCATCACGCTGAGGGACATAATCTCCAAGCTGGTGCACGAGCCACGCCATTACTTTGGGGATTTCTTCGATGGTGTTGTTCCCCTGCCTCCAAACAGCACTGTATGA